ATATTCGAAAAAGGGATAAAAGTCTATAAAACCTATTTCACATAAAATGTGCGTGTATTATTCCTATACCATAGGAATGACTTTTTATGAAATTAACAGGGAGAGAATCCCCAACTATCATGAATACAAAGAATAACCGTATCCTTCTTACTATTCTATTTATTGGTTTTTGCTACAGTGTTATTTTATCGACTACAGCAATAGCACAAGAGAGAGTCTGCTCGGGAAAAGTTTTTGATAAAAAAACAGGAGAGACACTTCCTTTTGCGACCATCTATTTGAAATCTGACAAAAATATTGGTACAAATACAGATGTAGAAGGAAACTTCTCATTTCACATTCCTGATTTACCTAGAAAAGAATCTAAAAAAGACTCACTAATCGTCACCTACGTAGGTTACGAATCACTCCTTTTACCCGTAAAAGGGAAACTTCATAAGCTTAAAATAGGACTTGAATTATCTGCTGAAGAGCTAGAAGAAGTCACTGTAATGGCTGGAAAAAATCCTGCTATTGCGCTTCTAAACGCAACAATTGACAACGAACGTGAAGCTCGAAAACAAAAAGGATGGAAAGCGAGAAGAGACAGTCAAGTAGCATGGCAACTCCGTAAATTCCCTAAGAAATATGAAGCGCTTCTTGAAGATGCTCGTAAAACCCTTGCCGCCACTGACAGTAGTCTTACAGATGTACCTATTTTCGTATCACAACATAGTTCTGTACGTACAGCTCCTTCAAATGGGCCTATCGAAACCACCTATTTATCAGAGCAAAAACAAGGTTTAGGCTTTGATGCTGATGGTGTTTTTGCTGATATTATAGGTGATCCTAAACGTGTTGTTGACGATCTTTTTGCCAATAATCTGATGGTGATGGATAAAAATATCCCATCTCCTCTTTCAAGATTTTGGGAACAAAACTATATCGCTTATCTCACCGATGTTCCTGTACTTCTTAATGAGCAAGAATGTCATCATATTACTTTTGAACCGATCATTTCATCAAAACTTTCTTTTGAAGGAGAGTTATGGATCAACCTCCAAGATTCTTCATTGGTAAAAGCAAAATTTAGTCTTGCAAAAGGAGCGACACTAAATTTCCTTACAGGTTTTGATTTTGAACAAACTCGCTTCAAAAATGATATGGACATCTATCAGACTGCCCATACTAAATACGAACAACGTCTGACCAACCTACCACTTATACCTGAGGTAAATGCCGTTTACGAGATTATAGATCATGAAGCGCAACCAATTATCAATCAGAGTACAGATTCTGAGTTTATGAATATCAATCCGAATCATCCGATTGCTACGTGGGAAAATAATGCGATTGAGACAATTAAAATCTTAGAGAAAAAGAGTAAAATTGGTCTTTTCGCAAAATTCGGAGATATTCTAAGTTCTGGCTATATCTCTACTAAATATGGCGATTACGGACACCTTCTAAACTTTTTAATGGTCAATGACTTGGAAGGTATAAGAACGGGGATTGGTGTAATGAGTGATGAGTTTTTTCAAAATAAACTCTATGCCAACGGATATGTAGGCTATGGTCAAAAGGATGAAACGTTGAAGTATAATGCCGAATTGAAATGGCTTATCAATCCAGAGAAAAGGCATATTTTGGGTGTCAATTACTCTTATGACTTGCTACCTCTTTCTATGGTTGGTTTTGAAAGAACAGACTTGAATATGACCAAACTACAACAATTTGGAAAGTTGTCTGAAAGGGCTCCATTTTATTATAAAGTTGCAGAGCTTTCTTATACCAAAGGTTTACATAGAGATTGGATGATTTCTACATTTGTCAGTCGTAAGGATTTCGAAAATGCCAATCCTCTAGCTACAGAAAGTCATCCGAGTTTTTATTCTGAAGAAGGCTCATTTATTCTTCGTTGGTCATTCCAAGATAGAAGTACTTACAATAGAAACTATAGATTACTCCGAAAAGGAGGACAACGATTCCCCGAATTTAAAGTTGGCTATACCATCGGGAGAGTTCATAACAGTATAGATTCTGAAGTACTTCCATACCAAAAAGTATTTGTTTCCTTAGATCACAAATTCGCACCCCTCTTGCCGTGGGGAGGTGAAACTTCATACCGTTTACAAGCAGGAATGGTACCTTCAAAAGTACCATATACCCATCTAAAACATCATCAAGGAATGGAAGGACCTATTACTGCATACGGGGCTCACTCACTCATGAATTCATCTGAGTTTGTCAGTGATTACTATGCAGAGCTTTTTGTAAGACACCTTTTTAAAGGGACAATTATGGGCAGAATTCCAGGACTCCGTACCATTCATCAAAAGACAGGAATCAACTTTATGTTTGATGCTTCTGTAGCTTGGGGAGGTATGACACAACAAAATAAAGACTATAATTTAGAGCTTTTCCAATCGGGAGGTTTCCTTGGTGAAGAACGTACAGAAATACCGACACTAGACCCAAATGAACCTTATGTGGCTTTTGGTTATGGATTAAATAACATCTTCAAAATTGCATTTATCCAATATTGGCATAGAGTCACGTATAAGGATGTACCTTATGCACATGATAATGAAGGAATCAAGGCAGGATTGCTTTTCAGACTCTAGAAGTCAACATGTTAAGCCTTGCTAAAAATCTTTTTGTCTGTTAAAAGGAATGGCAACACAAATTCATAAGCTGTCAATGTGGTAACGCTTAAAACTACATTCCAATTATGAAAAACCTTGTTGTTCTCCTTTTAGCATTTAGTATTTCCCTAACAAGCTGTGCATCTTCATCTCACTCAATGGGACAAGATGGTTATATTTTAGACCTAGAATCACAAAATCGCTACCAAGCATTTGTCCGACAGAAAGAAAGACAAGATAAAAGTAATGCTACCACAGGACTTATCATTTTAGCTAGTGCTGCGCTTATTGTTGGAGCTGTCGCTGTCCACAATAAAGAACAAAAGAAAAAGAAAAAAAGTAAAACAGCAGAATCTTCTCGAAACTACAATCGTCGCAATTACTACAATCAGAGGTCACGTTCTTGTGATAATGACAACGACATCAATATTAACTTTTACTCGACCATACCTGATTCTGATCAAAACTCATCTACACGCTCATTTTCACCTCCTCAAAGAAGTTATCCGGCACAGGCAGAATTTAGAACTCTTGAGTTACTAGATTCCAATGCTAGGTATTATAATGAAAAAAGTCTTGAAGAAATGAGAGTACAAGTCGTAAGACTTAAGAACCCATATAGTGAATGGGTTGTAGGAGATTTAGTCACAAATGAATACAGTAGAGGTACGCTAAAAAAAGTTGCGATAGCCCCAAAGAGTACACTCATAATGTACCTCCCAAAAGGAATTGGGTATACCTATAATTATCATTTGGGAAAACAAGAAGAAGAATATCGTTATAAAAACTATTTCATCGTCAGAGATAGCCCTAGGGTTATTCTCGATGCAGTCTTACTACAAGATTAAGGCATTCTAAAAATTCTTGCAATTTTAATGGACAGGTTCAAGAAGGTAATCTTCGGATTCGCGTTTCGCTCGATATGATAGATGGCATCATTCAACAGCTCTGCTAACATCGGGAGGTTATCTTCATGAAGAACTTTAGAGAAGTTTTGGACAAAGTCCATTTGTTTACCTTCCAAACGGACTAAATCATTTCCAGAATAAATCCAGATCAAAGATTCTCTGAACATATTCAAGCCATACATGAATAGTCCTTTTTGTGCTTCTCGTCCTAACTTATTGAAAACCTCACATTGTTTGACCATTCCTGTAAAATCAGCTCTAAAACAAGCTCTCATCCATTCTTGAAAAGCTTCTTCGCTTTCGTTATCAACCTCGGTACAGATTTTTAATGCTTCATTCAAATCACCATCAGCCAAGTAAGCCGCATGTGTAGCTTGTTCTTGTGGTATTTCACGTTTTACTAAATAATCTGTAATCTCTTGGTCTGAGAATTTACGAACTTGAATGATTTGAGTACGGGAAAGAATAGTTGGAAGAATAGCATCACCTTTATTACTTACCAACAAGAAAAGTGTCTTTGTTGGTGGCTCTTCCAAGATTTTAAGAAGTGCATTGGCCGCAGCATCGTGCATCAACTCCGGAAGCCAAATCAGCATGACTTTATACTCGGCTTCAAAAGCTTTCAAAGAAAGCGAACGAATCACCGTTTTACTTTCTTCTTTCGGAATAATACACTGTTTGTTTTCAGCTCCAAAAGCATCTCCCCACTGCTTTACATCTGCATAAGGATTTTCCAACAAAAATTCTCTCCACTCAGGAAGAAAACGTTCTGTTGTGGCATCTGTACGCTTAGTTACTTTAGAAGTAGTGGCTGTAGGAACGATAAAGTGTAAGTCAGGATGGACAAGTTTCGCAAACTTTCGGCAAGAAGCACACTCTCCACAAGAATCATTTCCTTGCTTGTTCGTACAATTCACATAAGTCGCAAAAGCTAAAGCCATAGCCAAATGCCCACTACCTTCTTTCCCTAAGAAAAGCTGAGCATGAGCAATATGCTCCTTTTGAACTGCCTGAACCAGTGTTTGTTTAATCTCTTCTAAACCAGAAATTTCTGAAAACTTCACCTATTCCTCTTACTTTTGGTTTCGCACTGCAGAAAAGAGTTTGTCTCCTTTCGGTTTCGAAATTTACAATAATTTTCAGAACTATTTGCCTCCCGCCTCTCAGAGCACATCATGGAATCCGCTTTTTTACCTTTTTCTCTTCATTATATCCTGCTATTTGGAAGGGATTCTGTACTTTCGTTGTTAAGCTAACTGAGTATAAACCAATCATTTCTAAAAAAAATTATATTTTAAATAGAAAGTACCTAAATTTGTAGATCACTGAAATCCAATCGGAAGAAAAAATTGAAAGCTAAAATTGACTGTTAATGAATTAAAAGGAATTCAATATTCATGCTTTCGTTTCCGTTAAGGGTGTATTCAGAAACCTTAGAAGTTTCAGCTAGAAAAAAGTACAATGAAAAATATGATTAAGAAGATTACTGACCGCATTTTCATTAAAGATGCTTTCGGAAATCCGCTATTTATTAAAAGAATTTTAGTATCTGTTCTGGGTATTTTCTCCTTCGGAAGGTTAGCGATTTCTAACCACACAAAAATTGAAGGAACAGAATACTTAAAAGGGTTGCCAAATAGAAATGTCCTGTTTTTGTCAAATCACCAAACTTACTTTGCTGATGTGATGGCATTCTATCACATTTTCTGTAGTGTGAAATGGGGATTCAAAAATACAATTGCAAATCCAATTTACTTGTTGGCTCCTCGTGCTAGAGTGTATTACGTGGCCGCAGCAGAGACTATGGAAGCTGGATTACTCCCTAAAATCTTCAAATTGGCGGGTGCAGTGACTGTAAACCGTTCATGGAGATCGAAAGGACAAAATGTAAAAGGACAATTGGATACTTCTGCAGGAGATAAAATTAAAACTGCACTAGATGACGGTTGGTTGGTTAGTTTCCCACAAGGAACTACAAGTCCATATGCGCCTATCCGTAAAGGTACGGCTCACATCATCAAAGAGAATAACCCGATTGTTATTCCTGTTGTGATTGATGGTTTCAGAAGAGCGTTTGATAAAAAAGGTCTTTTCTTCAAAAAGAAACATACTGAACTTTCTGTCAGATTTAAAGCGCCAATTCAAATTGACGAAAATGCATCTGTAGAAGACATCACGGAAATCATTAAGAATGCAATTGAGCAAGAAAAGCCACAAGGTGAGTGGGTTGAAATTGCTGATAAGGAAAAAGAAAAGAAGAAAAAAAATAATGAAGGGTCTGCATCAAATGATCAGACTACTTCTGTTGCTTAACATATTGATTAAACCTTGTTCTTTTGGAATGAGGTTTTCTTTTGATTTTTATGAAATAAACTGAGCAGACCGTAATTCATTTACGGTCTGCTCTTTTATTATTGTAGCAAAAGTTTGAGGGAACTTTTAGGCAAAAAGCATGTCGAGCGGCACGTCATGCTCTTCCATTGGTACACTTTCTACTACCTGAAACGGATATGCCAAACCTATTTTGACAGCATGGGGATGTTGTTTAAGAAATGTGTCATAGTAGCCAGCCCCGTACCCGAGTCTGCCGCCATTAGTATCGTATGCGAGGGCAGGCACTATGATCATATCATAATTCCCTTCGAACACTTTCTCGGACTTCGGATATAAGGTTTTATACTTTCCTTCTACCAAATCTTCCAGACTTTCCAAATCCAAGTTTTTCATTTGGCGTTCACCCAAAGTCTTAGGCACAATTATTTTTATTCCTTTTGAAAGGCAATACTCCACAAAAGGAAGCGTATTTAATTCATTCTGAATCGGAAGATAAGTGTGTACACAACTTACGTTCTCCTTTTCTACAAAATCAATCAACTGAACGGTAAGCTTTTCCGCTTGAGCATTCACCTCTTCCGTACTCAATTCCTTACGCTGCTTAAGAATTTCTTTACGGAGTTCCGCCTTCTGCGCTGCAAACATTTAATTAAAAAATTTTATTGAGAGGTTCTTGTAAAGTGTCCATAGCCATAGACGCAAATTCACAATGGAACCACTCATGGAATAACTCTAAACTTCTTTCTTTGGGGATATTTTCCATTTCTGCATCCCATTCTATCAGCTGTGACTGGAAAATAGTATCGAAATGCTTTTTGATATAATCCTCATATTCATCTACACTCAAAAGCTCATCTATCAGGTAAGCACTTCTCTCCTTTTTCTGATCAGCAGGAATATCTCCCTCTTCAAGCGAATCTGCCCATTCCCAAAATATGGCTTTATTTTCTACGATTAGTACAGATCTATTAATCGTAGGTATTTTTTCGGCTGTATATCTTTTAATCTTCATCAATACGGAAATTTTCTACAAATATACACATTCAGCAACAGGCCTTTAACACTCTCATCTATTGATTTATCCATTTTCTCTGTTAACTTTAAGAGATTTTTTAAGCGTACAAATAACACTACATGGATTTCAAGAAAATATCATATTATACCGTAGGGATCATATTCTGGACTTCCTTCTATATGTGGGCAAGCTGTAACTTACTCCCTACAACCAAACATGTTTTTGAAGCTGAATGGAAAGCCCAAACCTTCCAATCTCCTCAGCTTACTGTAGAACTGCCTTTTCAACTGAAAGTAAAAGACGCGGAGATGAGTAAGTATATTCCTGAAGAACTAAAAGAAGTGATTCAGGAAATGAATATTTTAGGTTTTGAGCAGACAGATCAAATCATGTGTCTTATTACACAGGCAACTTATGCCGAATACATCACAGCAGATTTGCTAGGCGCTGCAGAAGGCAGTATCACAACACTTAAAAATAAGACAGAATTTCAGAATCTTGAATTCACACAACAGCCTTTTCCTACTCAAGGAATGATAGGCGTTAAACAAAATGGTTACTTTGAGAAAAATGCTACAAAATATGCTTTTACCCAAATCATTTTTACGGAAGAAAATCATATCTGGCAGCTAATTTTTAGCCACAAAGATGGTGATGAGTATGGCGAAAAGATTTGCGACAAAATTCTTTCTTCCATTCATGTAGAAACGAATTTTCAGCCTGTGAGTTAAAAAATCAAAGTTGATATGAAAATAAAAAGCCCTAAATGTGAACAACACATTTAGGGCTTTTTGGTGGAAGGAAAGAATTCTTACAATTCTTTTTAGCTTAAGCGACCTCTTCTAATTGTGGTTCGTTTACCACTTCCGAAGTAGCTACTTGAGGATTCATATTTACTTTTCCGAAACCTGTAAAACAGTTCACAAGCCCGATAGAAGAAGCTATCAATCCTTTGTTGATCAATGTCTTTTTAAATGATGTTAACTCTACTAAAATAGAGTACCAGTTGCCAGAGTATAGTACGTTATCAGCTTCTACAAGCCAGTTGTCTTGCGTTTCAGCCCAATTTTTAAACTCTTTCCAAAAGTTTTTAGCAATAATTAGCTCAGGGATCAGACCAAATGCTGCAAACATAACTGTTAGCAAACCAAATGATAAGAAACCTAAGGAGAAAGCAAAGTTTAGAGGAATCATAAGCAGAGATGTTCCGAGGCTTACAACACCTACCATGATCAGAACAGCTGCCAATTGAGCTAAAAATAAAATATTCATACGTTAGTTAGGGTAAAATAGGTTAAGGTTAATTTTAAGAATTAGATTTTTGGAAATTGGAAATTCTTACGAAGGTTAATTCGATAATGTGAACAGCGAAGTACTACTTGCTGTTCCTCAAAACTCAATTCTCTTTCTTTATCTCAAAAAACTCTTTTCTTACTCCTACTTTACACTAAAAACTACGCAATTTTTCTTCACTAAAGCCCAATCATGGTACAATGTAAGATATAGTTTATCTGTAGCTATAATAAGGCTCTTCTATACCCGACCAGCACAAAGCTCCATTGAGTTCGGACTTTCCGTTGGCTTTCAAATACAAGAAAAGCTGCATTCGGTAACCTACCATAAATTTTAGGGTGATTTCTAAAAGTGCTTGATTGAGTGGTAAATGATTTATCAGTGGATGATAAGCTTCTTTTTTCAAATCGTCTTCTGATAGGTTTTCAAAAAATAGACTTAAAGCTTTCTCTTGCTTTTCCATCAAACTTGGAAAACTATTCCAGTCTGCAGCAAATGCTTCTGACTTCATCTTCTCATAACGGCTATGTTCTTTATCGATAAAGTCGTTTTCTTTTAAAGCCTCTGCCGTATAAATTCCGATAAATGATAATGTAGCCAATAGCTCTTGAAGATTCCACATGTTTTCTCCCAAGCTATTTTGCAATTGTTCTTGATCTACTTCCTCAAAAAGTCGTCTACAAATTTGACACTCTTTTAATATAGCTACTTTAATATCCTCTTTTGATAACATACTTGCTATTGAACCGATTCTGTTTTACTCATTCGTTTTCGCTTACGAAGTTCGGGTAAAAACTTCATTACATTGGCCAAAATGATCAATAATGCACCTGTTACTTTCTCGAAAGTTATCGCTTCGCTCAAAATTAAATAGGAAAACATCATTGTAGCGGGCATGGACAAGTAATAAAGAATACTTGAAACCGTAGTCGGAACATGAGTCGTTACTCTAAGCCAAAGCGTATGGGCTAAAAATGTACAAACTGCTATAAGTACCAAAAAGTAATACCAATCTTCCCAGACAGCATTCCATTCCATAAAGAATAAGCCAAATGCAAAAATAGGTATTGCAAAAGTATATTGTCCTAAAGCTCGTACCCCCGAAGAAATGTGTGTGTTCTGTTGTTGTAAAATGGGTAAGCCTGCAAAAAATAACGCACTAAAAATAGCAATTCCCAAACCTAATGTCTCTTCATTTTCAAAGCTAAACTCAGGTACGGCAATCAAACTCCCGACGGTAACAACAACTAGAGAAAGAAGATCTAAACCTGTTGGTTTTCTTAGTCCGAATATCCAACCTAAAAATGTAAGCCAAATTCCATAGGTACACAATCCCATGAAAGCCATTACTGCTGTACCAATCTTAATACTCAAAAAATAAGTCAGCCAATGCACCCCAAATAATAAGCCCATTCCGACTAGCGCATAAATGTCTTTTTTATTTAAGCTTTTCAACTCATTCTTTTTTACCAAGAATAGGTAAGTCAATAAAACTGCAAAACCCAATCGGATCACACCAATTGTGACTGAATTTGCGGAAACTCCCTTTATAAAAATAGGGGTAAGACTAAAGCTAATCAGTGCAAGTCCTGCTTCCAGAGGTAAATTGAATCGGGATTGTTTTTCCATGATTCAAAGATGCGACATTCACAGAGTATTTCAAACCTTTCTTATTTTCATACTATCTCAGTATCAAGTAAAAAAATAGTGTGTCTTTGGGGAAGACACACTACTTATATTTGCTTTACACGAAGTAATGAATACGCTTAGTTTTGCTCGCCTTTCTTAGAGAAAATTGTAGGATTGATAATCACACGTACCCAACCCCATTGGTTTATTTTATCTCTATCTCTAGCAGTTCCAGTACTCAAATCTCTTAGGTCTATGATACCATCCTGAGGGAATAAGAATGAGAAACCTCCATCAAACTTCACATGATCATACAATTTAAAACTTGCTGTCAAGTCTAATTCTTGACCTAAAGATCGATCAGATAAATCCCCTACCAAGTTCAACACTTGACGTCCCATTGAGCTAAAGAAGTGGTAGTCGGCATTTACTCTCCAGTTTTTACCAATATTAAACCCTAGTTTTGCATAATAGTCTTGTAAACCTACACTTCCTTGGTGTCTTCCTCCTACATAGAAGTAATCCATAAAACCATTGAATTTGTGGTTTGTACCATAGAATGGGTTGAAAGCTTCATTCTCATCTGCGGCGGTATCATCATCATTACCCGAAAGAAGTTCTGCACCCAATGTCAAATCTACTAAGCCTTGTATTTTTCCTTTCACCTCCAACATCACATTGTAGGCATTGATATCTCTGTTTGAGCCATCTTGACCAGTTTGATAATAACCATTAAGTGCTACATCAAGAACAGCAATTGAAAATACGGCTCTACCTCCCATTGTTTGGCTATAACGGATTTTTAAGTCATCAGCAGTGAAATCAGGGTCATCTGTATCGATTTGTTCAAGTCCGTTGTTGAGGAATAAAAGACTTAGCTTAAAGTTCTCAAAGCTTTTATTCAGCCATAAAAACTGTAAAGTCTTATAATTCGGACTCAAGGCATAAGGTTGTCTGAATAAATTTTCACGGTCTGATTGGTAAGTTCCTCCAGCATGAAGTTTGAATAAACCATCGTACATGAATATTGCAGCATCATGCACCAAACCTTGCTGTGCCCAGTCTACATTACCCAAGATACGATCATCATCATACTTGAGTTCTTGACGCCCTATTTTCAAAGCTGTAGTTTCGCCAAAAGCAAACTTTGCCCAACCTTCATAAAGATGAAGATTTCCATTATCAGTATTGTTTAGTGTTGGTGTTGCACCCCAAGTTCGAACATCTTGAAAAGCAAACTTCACCTCAATCAATTCCTCTTTGTCTTTATAATAGAATTTTAGACGAGTACGTTGCGAGATAAAGTTGTCAGCCATATCTATATTATCGTCAACAGGGCGAGGTTGTCCAAATCCTCTACGGTATTCATAACGCGGACGAATATCTGCATCTACCTTATACTCTTGAGCATATACAAATAAAGGACTAGACAATAAAATTAGTAAAAGTAATAGTGTTTCTCTCATGAGATTTCGGGTCATATTTTAACTAATCAGAAATTAGTTATTCTCTATGAAGCTTTTGTCCCGATGTAAGTATGATGTAACAACTATGATAGTAATTAAGGAAAGTTGTAAGGTTTAAATGGTTTTCAAACTTTTTTTTGGGAACAAAAAAAGGTAACCCTTGAAAAGGTTACCTTTTTTCGAATTTCAAGCTGGTAGACTTATTCTACTGCATCACAGTTGAAAGCCTTACTTCTAACTTAAAGTCATTGTCAATTGCTTTATCTCCTAAATTATCGAAGAAGCTATTTGAGCCATACTTAATATCATAAAGCGTACGGTCAACTACTACATTTGCTGTAGCTACAGCCTCTTTGTCTTTGATTTCAACTTTAGCAGGGAAAGTAACTGGTTTCGTGATTCCTTTGATTGTCAAATCTCCAGATACCTCATACTCATTTGCTGCTGCTCCATCTTTCACAGAAGTGATCATGAACTTACTAGTTGGGTGTTTTTCTACACTAAAGAAATCATCTGACTTCAAGTGACCTTCCAACTTTTGCTTGTACTCACCATCAAGGTCTGTATCAACCAATGATGTCATATCTACAACAAAGCTACCACCTACTAACTTCTCTCCTTCAAATTTCAAAGCACTTTCTTTGAACTCTACAGTACCTGTATGGCTTCCAGTTACTTTTGATCCAGTCCAAACAATACCATCACGTACTTCTTCTGTTGACTCTTCTGCAGCAGGTGTTTCTACTGTTGTTTCTTCAGTAGATTCTTCTTTTTTCTCTTCTGCTTTTTGTTGGCAAGCGGTAAAAACAGATACTGAAATTAGCCCTATCAAGGCAGTTCTAAGTAGTTTTTTCATGGCGAAAAAAAATGATTTAATAATAATTATGTTTGAGTGTGTTTCCATGG
Above is a window of Sediminitomix flava DNA encoding:
- a CDS encoding DUF5686 and carboxypeptidase-like regulatory domain-containing protein, which produces MNTKNNRILLTILFIGFCYSVILSTTAIAQERVCSGKVFDKKTGETLPFATIYLKSDKNIGTNTDVEGNFSFHIPDLPRKESKKDSLIVTYVGYESLLLPVKGKLHKLKIGLELSAEELEEVTVMAGKNPAIALLNATIDNEREARKQKGWKARRDSQVAWQLRKFPKKYEALLEDARKTLAATDSSLTDVPIFVSQHSSVRTAPSNGPIETTYLSEQKQGLGFDADGVFADIIGDPKRVVDDLFANNLMVMDKNIPSPLSRFWEQNYIAYLTDVPVLLNEQECHHITFEPIISSKLSFEGELWINLQDSSLVKAKFSLAKGATLNFLTGFDFEQTRFKNDMDIYQTAHTKYEQRLTNLPLIPEVNAVYEIIDHEAQPIINQSTDSEFMNINPNHPIATWENNAIETIKILEKKSKIGLFAKFGDILSSGYISTKYGDYGHLLNFLMVNDLEGIRTGIGVMSDEFFQNKLYANGYVGYGQKDETLKYNAELKWLINPEKRHILGVNYSYDLLPLSMVGFERTDLNMTKLQQFGKLSERAPFYYKVAELSYTKGLHRDWMISTFVSRKDFENANPLATESHPSFYSEEGSFILRWSFQDRSTYNRNYRLLRKGGQRFPEFKVGYTIGRVHNSIDSEVLPYQKVFVSLDHKFAPLLPWGGETSYRLQAGMVPSKVPYTHLKHHQGMEGPITAYGAHSLMNSSEFVSDYYAELFVRHLFKGTIMGRIPGLRTIHQKTGINFMFDASVAWGGMTQQNKDYNLELFQSGGFLGEERTEIPTLDPNEPYVAFGYGLNNIFKIAFIQYWHRVTYKDVPYAHDNEGIKAGLLFRL
- a CDS encoding DMT family transporter codes for the protein MEKQSRFNLPLEAGLALISFSLTPIFIKGVSANSVTIGVIRLGFAVLLTYLFLVKKNELKSLNKKDIYALVGMGLLFGVHWLTYFLSIKIGTAVMAFMGLCTYGIWLTFLGWIFGLRKPTGLDLLSLVVVTVGSLIAVPEFSFENEETLGLGIAIFSALFFAGLPILQQQNTHISSGVRALGQYTFAIPIFAFGLFFMEWNAVWEDWYYFLVLIAVCTFLAHTLWLRVTTHVPTTVSSILYYLSMPATMMFSYLILSEAITFEKVTGALLIILANVMKFLPELRKRKRMSKTESVQ
- a CDS encoding alginate export family protein; amino-acid sequence: MRETLLLLLILLSSPLFVYAQEYKVDADIRPRYEYRRGFGQPRPVDDNIDMADNFISQRTRLKFYYKDKEELIEVKFAFQDVRTWGATPTLNNTDNGNLHLYEGWAKFAFGETTALKIGRQELKYDDDRILGNVDWAQQGLVHDAAIFMYDGLFKLHAGGTYQSDRENLFRQPYALSPNYKTLQFLWLNKSFENFKLSLLFLNNGLEQIDTDDPDFTADDLKIRYSQTMGGRAVFSIAVLDVALNGYYQTGQDGSNRDINAYNVMLEVKGKIQGLVDLTLGAELLSGNDDDTAADENEAFNPFYGTNHKFNGFMDYFYVGGRHQGSVGLQDYYAKLGFNIGKNWRVNADYHFFSSMGRQVLNLVGDLSDRSLGQELDLTASFKLYDHVKFDGGFSFLFPQDGIIDLRDLSTGTARDRDKINQWGWVRVIINPTIFSKKGEQN
- a CDS encoding lysophospholipid acyltransferase family protein; the protein is MKNMIKKITDRIFIKDAFGNPLFIKRILVSVLGIFSFGRLAISNHTKIEGTEYLKGLPNRNVLFLSNHQTYFADVMAFYHIFCSVKWGFKNTIANPIYLLAPRARVYYVAAAETMEAGLLPKIFKLAGAVTVNRSWRSKGQNVKGQLDTSAGDKIKTALDDGWLVSFPQGTTSPYAPIRKGTAHIIKENNPIVIPVVIDGFRRAFDKKGLFFKKKHTELSVRFKAPIQIDENASVEDITEIIKNAIEQEKPQGEWVEIADKEKEKKKKNNEGSASNDQTTSVA
- a CDS encoding 5-formyltetrahydrofolate cyclo-ligase, whose protein sequence is MFAAQKAELRKEILKQRKELSTEEVNAQAEKLTVQLIDFVEKENVSCVHTYLPIQNELNTLPFVEYCLSKGIKIIVPKTLGERQMKNLDLESLEDLVEGKYKTLYPKSEKVFEGNYDMIIVPALAYDTNGGRLGYGAGYYDTFLKQHPHAVKIGLAYPFQVVESVPMEEHDVPLDMLFA
- the holB gene encoding DNA polymerase III subunit delta' encodes the protein MKFSEISGLEEIKQTLVQAVQKEHIAHAQLFLGKEGSGHLAMALAFATYVNCTNKQGNDSCGECASCRKFAKLVHPDLHFIVPTATTSKVTKRTDATTERFLPEWREFLLENPYADVKQWGDAFGAENKQCIIPKEESKTVIRSLSLKAFEAEYKVMLIWLPELMHDAAANALLKILEEPPTKTLFLLVSNKGDAILPTILSRTQIIQVRKFSDQEITDYLVKREIPQEQATHAAYLADGDLNEALKICTEVDNESEEAFQEWMRACFRADFTGMVKQCEVFNKLGREAQKGLFMYGLNMFRESLIWIYSGNDLVRLEGKQMDFVQNFSKVLHEDNLPMLAELLNDAIYHIERNANPKITFLNLSIKIARIFRMP
- a CDS encoding YceI family protein produces the protein MKKLLRTALIGLISVSVFTACQQKAEEKKEESTEETTVETPAAEESTEEVRDGIVWTGSKVTGSHTGTVEFKESALKFEGEKLVGGSFVVDMTSLVDTDLDGEYKQKLEGHLKSDDFFSVEKHPTSKFMITSVKDGAAANEYEVSGDLTIKGITKPVTFPAKVEIKDKEAVATANVVVDRTLYDIKYGSNSFFDNLGDKAIDNDFKLEVRLSTVMQ